One segment of Dolichospermum sp. DET69 DNA contains the following:
- the purH gene encoding bifunctional phosphoribosylaminoimidazolecarboxamide formyltransferase/IMP cyclohydrolase, with translation MARLALLSVSNKTGIIDLARSLVEEFGFDIISSGGTAKTLKDAGIPVTKVSDYTGSPEILGGRVKTLHPRIHGGILARRDVEQDVADLADNQIRAIDLVVVNLYPFEETIAKPGVTLADAVEQIDIGGPAMLRASSKNYAHLTVLCNPEQYGEYLQELRQNGSASLEFRQKCALKGFLHTASYDNAIAAYLAGTQTEEFTISGTQIQSLRYGENPHQPAAWYQTGNKATGWAAAIKLQGKELSYNNLVDLEAARRIIAEFTDSPAATIIKHTNPCGTAEAPNIFNAYQKAFNADSTSAFGGIVALNRPIDADTANELTKTFLECVVAPGCDEEAQEILTRKGNVRVLILPDLLTGPKETVKAIAGGFLVQSADDIIADPSQWQVVSERQPNSSDLAELLFAWKVCKHVKSNAIVITSDRTTLGVGAGQMNRVGSTKIALEQAGEKAQGAFLASDGFFPFDDTIRAAAAAGITAVIQPGGSLRDKDSIKAANELGLLMVLTGVRHFLH, from the coding sequence ATGGCGCGTTTAGCCCTACTGAGTGTATCTAATAAAACTGGTATAATTGATTTAGCCCGGAGTTTAGTTGAGGAATTTGGCTTTGATATCATCAGCAGTGGGGGAACAGCCAAAACCCTGAAAGATGCAGGAATACCAGTTACAAAAGTTTCTGATTATACAGGTTCACCGGAAATTTTAGGCGGTCGGGTGAAAACTCTTCATCCCCGCATTCATGGCGGTATTCTAGCACGGCGAGATGTAGAGCAAGATGTCGCAGATTTGGCAGATAATCAAATTCGGGCGATTGATTTGGTAGTGGTGAATCTTTATCCTTTTGAGGAAACCATTGCGAAACCAGGTGTTACCTTAGCTGACGCGGTGGAACAGATTGATATTGGTGGCCCTGCAATGTTAAGGGCTTCATCAAAAAATTACGCCCATTTAACAGTATTATGTAATCCTGAGCAATATGGTGAGTATTTGCAAGAATTACGCCAAAATGGGTCAGCATCTTTAGAATTCCGCCAAAAATGCGCGTTAAAGGGATTTTTGCATACTGCTAGTTATGATAATGCAATCGCTGCCTATTTAGCTGGCACACAAACAGAAGAATTTACTATTTCTGGTACACAAATCCAATCTTTGCGTTATGGGGAAAATCCTCACCAACCCGCAGCATGGTATCAAACTGGAAATAAGGCCACTGGTTGGGCAGCAGCGATAAAGTTACAAGGGAAGGAACTCAGCTATAATAATTTGGTAGATTTAGAAGCTGCACGCCGCATCATTGCTGAATTTACCGACAGTCCCGCAGCTACAATTATCAAACATACTAATCCCTGTGGCACTGCGGAAGCACCAAACATTTTTAACGCTTATCAAAAAGCTTTTAATGCTGATTCTACCTCGGCTTTTGGGGGAATTGTTGCCTTAAATCGGCCGATTGATGCAGACACAGCGAATGAATTAACAAAGACATTTTTAGAATGTGTGGTTGCTCCTGGTTGTGACGAGGAAGCCCAAGAAATTTTAACTAGAAAAGGCAATGTCCGCGTTTTGATTTTACCAGACTTGTTGACTGGACCTAAAGAAACTGTGAAAGCGATCGCTGGTGGATTTTTAGTCCAATCCGCTGATGATATCATTGCTGATCCTAGTCAATGGCAAGTTGTCAGCGAACGTCAACCTAATTCCAGCGACTTAGCAGAATTACTATTTGCTTGGAAAGTTTGCAAGCACGTTAAATCAAATGCTATCGTAATTACGAGCGATCGCACTACATTAGGTGTCGGTGCTGGACAAATGAACCGCGTCGGTTCGACAAAAATCGCCCTAGAACAAGCTGGAGAAAAAGCCCAAGGAGCATTTCTCGCTAGTGACGGCTTTTTCCCCTTCGATGATACCATCCGAGCAGCCGCAGCAGCCGGAATTACTGCTGTTATCCAACCAGGAGGAAGTCTCCGGGATAAAGACTCTATCAAAGCCGCTAATGAACTGGGTTTATTAATGGTTCTGACTGGTGTACGCCACTTTTTACATTAG
- a CDS encoding transposase — translation MRTSYQYRLKPTKEQAEKIDKTLDMLRHQYNYQLAQRFHWYEQNRSPIDRCSILVCYLPELKDKPNRFSQQASLIQLKEDRPWYKEIHSQVLQEVPKKVELAFDRWLKCDANGKKSGRPRLKSAGQYKTFTFPQFKQHHFINNRITLSKIGDIKVIVHRQIPDGFDIKTVSVTKKADGYYVTLSLDDKIVPTIKPDFNANNTVGIDVGLIDFIVTSDDERIAAPKFLRKAERKLKSAQRRVSRRKKGSNRRKKAIKKLSKQHKKVGDTRKDFHFKTANNLLKKYDVVVVEKLNIKGLAKTKLAKSINDAGWGQFITILSNKAENAGLKVIAVNPNGTSQECSNCSHKVKKPLSERTHNCPNCKVSLCRDLNAAINIKARGTHAPKAQSMSS, via the coding sequence ATGAGAACATCTTATCAGTACCGATTAAAACCAACAAAAGAGCAAGCAGAAAAAATTGATAAAACACTAGATATGCTGCGGCATCAGTATAATTATCAACTGGCTCAACGCTTCCACTGGTACGAACAAAACCGTTCTCCTATTGATAGATGTTCCATTCTTGTTTGTTATTTACCAGAACTAAAAGATAAGCCTAACCGCTTTAGTCAGCAAGCATCATTAATTCAACTTAAAGAAGACCGTCCTTGGTACAAAGAAATTCATTCTCAGGTGCTACAGGAAGTTCCAAAAAAGGTTGAATTAGCTTTTGATCGATGGTTAAAATGTGATGCTAATGGGAAAAAGTCGGGTAGACCTAGATTGAAAAGTGCAGGGCAATACAAAACATTTACTTTTCCCCAATTTAAACAACATCACTTTATTAATAACAGAATTACACTGTCAAAAATAGGAGATATAAAAGTAATTGTTCATCGGCAAATACCCGATGGTTTTGATATTAAAACTGTGTCTGTCACCAAAAAAGCAGACGGGTATTATGTGACTCTAAGCCTTGACGACAAGATAGTTCCCACGATTAAACCTGATTTTAATGCTAATAATACTGTTGGTATTGATGTCGGGTTAATTGATTTTATTGTCACCTCAGACGATGAAAGAATTGCAGCCCCTAAGTTTTTGCGTAAAGCTGAACGTAAATTAAAATCTGCTCAACGTCGTGTTTCTCGTAGAAAGAAAGGTTCTAATCGCCGTAAAAAAGCTATTAAAAAACTAAGTAAGCAGCACAAAAAAGTTGGTGATACTAGAAAAGATTTTCACTTTAAAACTGCTAATAATCTGCTCAAAAAGTACGATGTAGTAGTTGTTGAAAAATTGAATATAAAAGGACTTGCTAAAACAAAATTGGCAAAAAGTATTAACGATGCTGGATGGGGACAGTTCATTACTATACTTTCAAACAAAGCCGAAAATGCTGGTTTGAAAGTGATAGCTGTAAATCCAAACGGTACGAGCCAAGAATGTTCTAATTGCAGTCACAAAGTCAAAAAGCCGCTATCAGAAAGAACGCACAATTGCCCTAATTGTAAGGTCAGCTTGTGTCGGGATCTAAATGCGGCTATAAATATAAAGGCGCGTGGGACACACGCCCCCAAAGCTCAATCAATGTCCTCATAG